One Kitasatospora sp. MAP12-44 DNA segment encodes these proteins:
- the proC gene encoding pyrroline-5-carboxylate reductase, with translation MTSSAAHPQRIAFLGTGKIGEALLSGLLRAGKDPADVLVTARRPERAAELAARYGVGVTSNREAAKLADTLILAVKPQDMGTLIEELGPHMTADRLVISAAAGIPTRWFEARLPAGTPVVRVMPNTPVLVDEGMSVISGGSYAREEHLVRTEEIFRAVGKALRLPEAQQDAATALSGSGPAYFYYLVEAMTDAGILLGLPRQVAHDLIVQSAVGASVMLRDSGEHPVKLREAVTSPAGTTISAIRELENHGVRAALLGALEAARNRSQELASGGK, from the coding sequence ATGACCAGCAGCGCTGCCCACCCCCAGCGGATCGCCTTCCTCGGCACCGGCAAGATCGGTGAAGCCCTGCTGTCCGGGCTGCTGAGGGCGGGCAAGGACCCGGCGGACGTCCTGGTCACCGCGCGCCGCCCCGAGCGGGCCGCCGAACTGGCCGCCAGGTACGGCGTGGGCGTCACCTCCAACCGGGAGGCGGCCAAGCTCGCCGACACCCTGATCCTGGCCGTCAAGCCGCAGGACATGGGCACCCTGATCGAGGAGCTGGGCCCGCACATGACCGCCGACCGGCTGGTGATCTCGGCCGCCGCCGGCATCCCGACCCGCTGGTTCGAGGCCCGGCTGCCGGCCGGCACCCCTGTGGTGCGGGTGATGCCCAACACGCCCGTCCTGGTCGACGAGGGCATGAGCGTGATCTCCGGCGGCTCGTACGCCCGCGAGGAGCACCTGGTGCGGACCGAGGAGATCTTCCGGGCCGTCGGCAAGGCGCTGCGGCTGCCCGAGGCGCAGCAGGACGCGGCCACCGCGCTGTCCGGCTCCGGCCCGGCGTACTTCTACTACCTGGTTGAGGCGATGACCGACGCGGGCATCCTGCTCGGGCTGCCCCGGCAGGTGGCGCACGACCTGATCGTGCAGTCCGCGGTCGGCGCCTCGGTGATGCTGCGCGACTCCGGCGAGCACCCGGTCAAGCTGCGCGAGGCGGTCACCTCGCCGGCCGGCACCACCATCTCGGCCATCCGCGAGCTGGAGAACCACGGTGTCAGGGCCGCCCTGCTCGGCGCGCTGGAGGCGGCCCGCAACCGCTCCCAGGAGCTCGCATCGGGCGGGAAGTGA
- a CDS encoding HAD family hydrolase, with product MRYDLVIFDNDGVLVDSEPISNRVLAEYLTELGYPTTQADSYRDYMGCAAHTVHDVIGERYGATLPAGFDEAFHARVFAAFGAELTPVAGADRLLKELGRRGLPYCLASSAHHSWIRTALDLTGLRAYHPEPRIFSAQDVGVGKPAPDLFLHAARTLGVEPGRCLVIEDSRNGVLAARAAGMDVYGYAALTDPARLIGAGATGLIGSLDEVPELLGRG from the coding sequence GTGCGCTATGACCTGGTGATCTTCGACAATGACGGCGTGCTGGTGGACAGCGAGCCGATCTCCAACCGGGTGCTGGCCGAGTACCTGACCGAGCTCGGCTACCCGACCACCCAGGCGGACTCCTACCGCGACTACATGGGCTGCGCGGCGCACACCGTGCACGACGTGATCGGCGAGCGGTACGGCGCGACCCTGCCGGCGGGCTTCGACGAGGCCTTCCACGCTCGGGTGTTCGCGGCCTTCGGCGCCGAGCTGACGCCGGTGGCCGGCGCCGACCGGCTGCTCAAGGAGCTGGGCCGGCGCGGCCTGCCGTACTGCCTGGCCTCCTCGGCCCACCACTCCTGGATCCGCACCGCGCTGGACCTGACCGGCCTGCGCGCCTACCACCCGGAGCCGCGGATCTTCAGCGCCCAGGACGTCGGCGTCGGCAAGCCCGCGCCCGACCTCTTCCTGCACGCCGCACGGACGTTGGGCGTCGAGCCCGGGCGCTGCCTGGTGATCGAGGACAGCCGCAACGGGGTGCTGGCCGCCCGTGCGGCGGGCATGGACGTCTACGGGTACGCGGCGCTCACCGATCCGGCCAGGCTGATCGGGGCCGGTGCGACCGGGCTGATCGGTTCGCTGGACGAGGTGCCGGAGCTGCTGGGGCGCGGCTAG